Within the Platichthys flesus chromosome 8, fPlaFle2.1, whole genome shotgun sequence genome, the region CAGACGGAAGCGCTCCTCCCGGTACTGAggggacacacagacagcagggggcgctcagTGACACAGGCTCAGATCACACAGCAGTGAAGTTACCACAGCAGAGATCAGAGGGACTTTGTTCCAGCTGCGTGAAAACTGACAGTAAAGCatttgaacacatttgaaaactgAGGAGGCGTGTTTATGTCCGGACTAACAGAAACTAACAGGCCCACGtcctcttcctgattggttctcatcagtcacatgactcaacTACCAGCGGTGAAGACAAAGCATtgctaacacttcctgtcagtcacactccCCGTCAGTCACACTCCCCGTCAGTCACACTCCCCGTCAGTCACACTCCCCGTCAGTCACACTCCCCGTCAGTCACACTCCCCGTCAGTCACACTCCccgtcagttacacttcctgtcagtgactcgTCAGTATCACTGCTCCTCCTTCAGGAAGAGTCTCGGCTACTActaagcaaccaactgcagaggAGACCATCTCCTTCCTGTTCACGTCACATGATGAGTGTACGTGAacggtcatgtgacatgtgtttCCAGGTTGTACAGTTTGGACGAAGGTCATGAATGTGTCCGTGTGGGCGGGGCCCCAGTTCCATTAGTGTGACTCCTCCCACATTCAGGGAAACACAGACTGACCCTCTGGTAGTTCTGCTCCTTCTGGATCTGGTCCACCTGCTCCACCAGCTGACGCACTCGCAGCTGCAGCTCCGTCAGTTTGTCTTTGGCGGCGATCTCAGCGTAGTTGTTGGCGTGCTCGCCCACCTGGATGTCCAGGTGAAccctctgcaacacaacacacaatgttTAACACAACACGTCTACGAGTACAGATAAGACTCCGCCCATGTAGGTGATGACAGCAGGACAGAATTCTTTAGTCCCTAAATTACAACGTGAACCCAGAACTAACAGATCATGAAACCACAGACACATGAAGCTTCAGCCTCTCAGGGTGAAACCTCTGGAGCTCCACACGAGCACCAGCATCTTCCTCACCAGCAGGCCTCCAGCGAACAGGGAGAACTTGGAGGAGTTGGAGTGCAGACAGATCTGATGTTCTCCGGGCGTGTGCGACGTGAAGGTGAATCTTCCCTCGGAGCCGTACTGACGAGACAGGATCACCTGCAGGAGACAAACAGTGAGACACCTGCACAAAGCAACAGCTGCTGGACGAGGACGTGGAGTTCTGTCCTCACCTTGTCGTCAGGATCCTTGACTTCCACGAACATGCCCAGGCCCTGAGTGGCGGGCAGGTACTCCTCCCGCTGCTTGTCGTACAGCTGCGTGCGGTAgtttcctgcagacacacacacacttcctttaCTCACCAGAAATCAAAATGGTTCCCAGTCGTCTCAGTGAATTAACTCATGATCCGTTATGGGTTTTAAAGATCAATGACCCAAACGATCCCAGCACGTTACATCATTTCAGTTTGATGAATGACAATAAGCAACACAACCATCTGTCAATCAACTGATCGATGACATCAGGTGGCAGCTGCTAAGATGGCAGACACATGGAAGAAGTCTTTCAAAGTACAAGTAGTGGATTACTCTTCTCACAGTTACTTTGGTCAGGTTTTATTTAGtggagaaatgaaaacagtgtgAAGAGTCAGATTAGTTAGTGTCAAACAGGAAGTTAGTTAAAGTTCCGCTGCTTCTTCTtcgtggagacagagagacaaggctcgtgtgtctgtctctttcctccGGAGACACTTCGTCCTGTGTCCGAACTGCGAGACGCGTTTTAAAGTGTTTGAGCGCACGAGCGGACTTTAGCTCCAGTTAGCAGATTAGCTCAAGTTGGGGAGCTAGCATTAGCGGTTAGCCTCGTCGGGGACTCACCGATGATCATCGTCTCGTCCGGGATCTCCTCGATGAAGCACTTCTTCTCCGTCTCCCCGATGTGGAAGTACAGCGAGGACACGACGCCGGAGAAGACGTGGAGGAGCAGCACCGACCACACGCACGGATTCATCCTGACAGACGCCATGTTCACTCCGGGGACAGACCCACTGCGCATGCGTGCTCACCGCAATGCCACGTAAACCCTGGACCGAGGACGGCCAATCAGCGCGCCGCACGAGCATGCTGGGTAATGTAGTcgtttatttaaatgattcacCGCATTATCATAAACCAACGCTAGGGGGCAGCAAGTGAACTTCCCCGCGGTTTCACccggcagagaagaagaagcacttCCGGCAGGCTGCTGTTTCCATGGCAATCCAACATGGCGCCCGGTAAGAAACGCTCCTTCTGTTCTCCGTTCATAAATAAACTCGTCGCTACGCAACGTCACCGCGGTTCAGACGTGTTCATCATAAAGATGagaacatttataatatatataaattatatataaaacccGCTCACGTGACTGTTCGTCATCGATACATGTTCATATTCTGTCCAATCTCAGTTAATGTAGTTAAATATCAAAGCTTATTCAAATCTCTGGGATCATTATAACAACTGCCGATGCT harbors:
- the tmed9 gene encoding transmembrane emp24 domain-containing protein 9 — encoded protein: MRSGSVPGVNMASVRMNPCVWSVLLLHVFSGVVSSLYFHIGETEKKCFIEEIPDETMIIGNYRTQLYDKQREEYLPATQGLGMFVEVKDPDDKVILSRQYGSEGRFTFTSHTPGEHQICLHSNSSKFSLFAGGLLRVHLDIQVGEHANNYAEIAAKDKLTELQLRVRQLVEQVDQIQKEQNYQRYREERFRLTSESTNQRVLWWSIVQTLILVAIGIWQMRHLKSFFEAKKLV